A single window of Aspergillus oryzae RIB40 DNA, chromosome 8 DNA harbors:
- a CDS encoding alcohol dehydrogenase family protein (threonine dehydrogenase and related Zn-dependent dehydrogenases) has protein sequence MSTMQAVVFQGPLKVTLEQRPVPQIEEPTDVIVKVRYTALCGSELHVFRGHQPSGTGFIMGHEFTGEIVEVGSAVRGFKVGDLVVSPFTVNCGECFYCARKCSSRCAKGKLYGSVMLDGGQADYARVPSADATLVAAPAAVDEKKLVLMADILPTGFFAARNAFKGMDRATIEESTVLLFGCGPVGLCALISALDYRPKHLIAVDSVPSRLELAKSLGAEPWNFQTDAEGLKQRVKDLTEGRGADVAIEVVGHSDALRMAFDNLRPWGRISSIGVHNGEIPWTGNEAYGKNLQIQMGRCPVRSIFEDALEFLIRKQDSLGFMVGDIRPLSQAIQAYDDFNQMKSQKIIFEAGK, from the exons ATGTCCACCATGCAGGCTGTAGTCTTCCAAGGTCCTCTCAAGGTCACTCTAGAGCAGCGACCCGTCCCGCAAATTGAAGAACCCACCGATGTCATCGTCAAAGTACGCTATACGGCGCTATGCGGCAG TGAACTCCATGTCTTCCGCGGACACCAGCCATCCGGCACGGGATTCATCATGGGCCATGAATTCACCGGTGAAATTGTCGAAGTCGGCTCCGCGGTCCGCGGCTTCAAAGTCGGCGACCTTGTCGTCTCCCCGTTCACCGTCAACTGCGGTGAATGTTTCTACTGTGCCCGGAAATGCTCTTCACGCTGTGCAAAAGGCAAGCTGTACGGCTCTGTGATGCTGGATGGCGGACAGGCTGATTACGCGCGCGTGCCGTCCGCGGATGCAACCCTCGTTGCGGCTCCCGCGGCcgtggatgagaagaaactCGTCCTGATGGCGGATATCCTGCCGACGGGTTTCTTCGCGGCCAGGAATGCTTTCAAGGGTATGGATCGGGCGACGATTGAAGAAAGCACGGTCTTGTTATTTGGTTGTGGGCCTGTCGGGCTTTGTGCGTTGATCAGTGCGCTAGATTATCGGCCAAAGCATTTGATTGCTGTTGATAGTGTTCCGTCACGGTTGGAGTTGGCGAAGAGCTTAGGGGCTGAGCCGTGGAATTTTCAGACTGACGCTGAGGGTCTGAAGCAGCGCGTCAAGGATCTTACTGAGGGTCGTGGAGCGGATGTGGCGATTGAAGTCGTTGGGCATAGTGATGCTTTGCGTATGGCGTTTGACAACTTGAGGCCCTGGGGCCGCATCTCGAGCATTGGTGTGCATAATGGGGAGATTCCTTGGACTGGTAATGAGGCGTACGGAAAGAATTTGCAGATTCAAATGGGACGGTGTCCTGTTCGCA GTATCTTTGAGGATGCTTTGGAGTTTCTGATTCGGAAACAAGACTCTTTGGG CTTTATGGTTGGCGATATTCGGCCTCTGTCGCAGGCGATTCAGGC GTATGACGATTTCAACCAGATGAAATCGCAGAAGATCATATTTGAAGCGGGCAAGTAG
- a CDS encoding N-acyl homoserine lactonase family protein (Zn-dependent hydrolases, including glyoxylases) has translation MNSRQLAKAAIPAYTCPEGTKMHLLDLGSLSCEEGWLFTAGGSATASNPQRPRKWRDLMVLAGLIDHPEMGLILFETGCAEDIEIKWNPANADVFPRTRYEPEHRLPAAIKAAGYDIKDVKAVIMGHLHLDHAGGLEHFLNTDVPIYVHEEEFKHACWGAGTKAEEGSYLPDYLPLDGSLNWQTFNDSQLDLCTGITLHLCPGHTPGLCIMQVNLPQDGTFIWTTDQFHVRENYEKNHAQGWLLRDHKSWMDSTNFIRRLQRLYSATLIFGHDLEVGTALIQQKPFYQ, from the exons ATGAATTCTAGGCAACTGGCCAAAGCGGCCATCCCCGCCTATACCTGTCCGGAGGGAACAAAAATGCATCTTCTGGATTTAGGGTCACTCAGCTGTGAGGAGGGATG GCTGTTCACGGCAGGGGGCTCGGCCACTGCCAGCAATCCCCAACGGCCCCGGAAATGGCGAGACTTGATGGTTCTTGCGGGTCTCATTGATCATCCGGAAATGGGGCTGATTCTGTTCGAGACGGGATGTGCGGAAGATATTGAGATT aaatgGAATCCTGCAAATGCCGACGTCTTCCCTCGCACACGTTATGAGCCCGAACACCGTCTTCCAGCTGCCATCAAAGCAGCCGGGTACGATATTAAAGACGTCAAAGCAGTAATCATGGGACATTTACATCTCGACCACGCAGGCGGTCTGGAACACTTTCTCAACACTGATGTTCCGATTTACGTACACGAGGAAGAGTTCAAGCATGCATGCTGGGGAGCAGGGacgaaggcagaagaaggttCCTACCT GCCGGACTATCTCCCTCTAGACGGATCCCTGAACTGGCAAACCTTCAACGACTCGCAATTAGATCTGTGCACGGGAATAACTCTGCATCTCTGCCCGGGGCATACGCCAGGCCTGTGTATCATGCAGGTCAACTTACCCCAGGATGGAACATTCATCTGGACCACGGATCAATTCCATGTGCGGGAGAACTACGAGAAGAATCATGCGCAGGGGTGGCTGCTACGTGATCACAAGAGCTGGATGGATAGTACGAATTTTATTCGGCGGTTGCAGAGGCTATACTCAGCTACTCTTATCTTTGGTCATGATCTTGAAGTCGGGACCGCGTTgattcagcagaagccattTTACCAGTGA
- a CDS encoding uncharacterized protein (predicted protein) has protein sequence MIKILHKHPYRIQPNQQPTKQLFKMIDFELSDTQTRVREHAHSFATKHLETAHTVYTNLLTPQARFSAIRPLYEDLIKAGLIQAQVPAEYNGLGYGLVDMALLTEELYSADANVALTILATGLGLSPLLIGGTDAQTKRYLSPFTDGKGGTVGKLGTF, from the exons ATGATTAAGATTCTCCACAAACA CCCATATCGTATCCAACCAAATCAACAGCCCACAAAACAATTGTTCAAAATGATCGACTTCGAATTGTCTGACACGCAGACCAGAGTCCGAGAACATGCGCACTCTTTCGCTACAAAGCATCTCGAAACTGCCCACACCGTGTATACGAATCTACTGACTCCTCAAGCGAGGTTCTCTGCTATCAGACCCCTCTACGAAGATCTCATCAAGGCGGGGTTAATTCAAGCACAGGTGCCAGCTGAATACAATGGTCTGGGATACGGCCTCGTCGACATGGCACTCTTAACCGAGGAACTGTATAGTGCTGACGCCAACGTGGCGTTGACTATCCTGGCGACCGGACTTGGTCTATCCCCGCTGCTTATTGGGGGGACAGATGCGCAGACAAAAAGATATTTGAGTCCGTTTACTGACGGAAAGGGGGGTACCGTTGGCAAGCTTGGTACATTCTGA
- a CDS encoding acyl-CoA dehydrogenase family protein (acyl-CoA dehydrogenases), whose protein sequence is MGRRSGMITNGIWSDYTTMAVRTGGPGASGLSVMVVPLKGYPGVTMRRIHVSGTKTAGTTYIELDDVKVPVGNLIGREGDGMRTIMTNFNHERLTIAVQCTRQARVALSSAFGYCLKREAFGKTLMDQPVVRHRLAKAGAELETVSAWIEQILYQLCKLEKVEADRLLGGVTALAKAKAAMVLNECAQCAVLLFGGAGLTQSGQGEIVEAIMRDVPVSRIPGGSEDVLLDLLVRQLVKIYQTQEKKLGQAKI, encoded by the exons ATGGGGCGAAGAagtggtat GATCACAAACGGAATCTGGTCCGACTACACCACAATGGCGGTGCGGACCGGCGGACCCGGCGCCTCAGGCCTGTCCGTGATGGTCGTGCCATTGAAGGGCTACCCGGGCGTGACAATGCGCCGAATCCACGTCTCAGGCACAAAAACCGCCGGAACAACCTACATCGAGCTCGACGACGTCAAAGTGCCCGTTGGAAACCTCATCGGCCGCGAAGGCGATGGCATGCGTACCATCATGACGAACTTCAACCATGAGCGTCTGACCATCGCTGTGCAATGCACGCGTCAAGCCCGTGTGGCGCTGTCCTCGGCCTTCGGGTACTGCTTGAAGAGGGAGGCGTTTGGGAAGACGTTGATGGATCAGCCGGTTGTCAGACATCGGTTGGCGAAGGCGGGGGCGGAGTTGGAGACGGTGTCGGCGTGGATTGAGCAGATTCTGTACCAGCTGTGTaagttggagaaggtggaggcGGATCGGTTGCTAGGTGGTGTTACGGCGTTGGCGAAGGCGAAGGCGGCCATGGTGTTGAATGAGTGTGCGCAGTGTGCGGTTTTGCTGTTTGGTGGTGCTGGCTTGACGCAGAGCGGGCAGGGGGAGATTGTTGAAG CTATTATGAGGGATGTCCCTGTCTCCAGGATCCCGGGTGGTTCGGAGGATGTTCTGCTGGATTTGTTGGTGAGGCAGCTTGTGAAGATTTACCAGacgcaggagaagaagttgggcCAGGCGAAGATTTGA